The Emcibacteraceae bacterium genome window below encodes:
- a CDS encoding efflux RND transporter periplasmic adaptor subunit — protein MTLNKQNILLLIIAAIAGSILTLVVSSFVGFTDEGGNQGGEQKPLYWVAPMDPNYRRDEPGLSPMGMELVPVYAEDAKNGQNDEAGTVKISPDVVNNLGVRTTTAKMQNISSIIKTVGYVEYDEDQLVHIHPRVEGWIEKLYVKATGDPVNAGEPLYDLYSPTLVNAQEELVVALSRNNSQLISASEDRLKSLQIPEGTIETLKKTRKVKQTVTFYAPKSGVVDNLNIRQGFYVMPGTTMMSIGNLDQVWVEAEVFERQAAYVKNGTPVTMMVDYLPGEKWQGMVDYVQPALDPMTRTLKVRLRFENKNGRLKPNMFAQVELDTRQDGESLIVPKDAVIRTGGNDRVVLALDGGKFRSAIVRIGRVDDQNTEILSGINAGDKVVVSAQFLIDSESSKTADFKRMDHNDNQDDVTMNMGSSLDDPENWTLAKINSVDIENRTVNLTHGPIKNLGMMGMTMNFSIALSIDISTLGAGSEIEMIVEKPSDGMFEVTHIRPAGKE, from the coding sequence ATGACACTGAATAAACAAAATATCCTTTTACTGATAATTGCTGCCATAGCCGGATCAATATTGACGCTTGTGGTCAGTTCATTCGTCGGCTTCACAGATGAGGGTGGTAATCAAGGAGGAGAACAAAAACCGCTTTACTGGGTCGCGCCGATGGACCCCAATTACCGACGCGATGAGCCGGGGCTGTCCCCAATGGGAATGGAGCTGGTTCCTGTTTATGCCGAAGATGCAAAAAACGGCCAGAATGATGAAGCCGGAACAGTAAAAATCTCGCCGGATGTGGTCAACAACCTTGGTGTTCGTACCACCACGGCAAAAATGCAAAATATTAGTTCGATTATAAAAACGGTAGGATATGTGGAATATGATGAAGATCAGCTTGTCCATATCCACCCGCGGGTGGAAGGCTGGATTGAAAAGCTTTATGTCAAAGCGACGGGTGACCCGGTAAATGCAGGGGAGCCGCTTTATGATCTATATTCACCAACATTAGTCAATGCACAGGAAGAACTGGTTGTTGCGCTCAGCCGAAACAATAGTCAGTTAATATCGGCTTCGGAAGATCGTTTGAAGTCGCTGCAAATTCCTGAAGGCACCATTGAAACCCTGAAAAAAACAAGAAAAGTAAAACAAACGGTGACCTTTTATGCCCCGAAATCCGGGGTTGTTGACAACCTGAATATCCGTCAGGGCTTCTACGTCATGCCGGGGACAACAATGATGTCGATTGGCAATTTGGATCAGGTCTGGGTTGAGGCTGAAGTTTTCGAAAGGCAGGCGGCATATGTCAAAAATGGCACGCCGGTTACCATGATGGTTGATTACCTTCCCGGTGAAAAATGGCAGGGTATGGTTGATTATGTTCAACCCGCATTGGACCCGATGACCAGAACGCTGAAAGTAAGGCTCCGGTTCGAAAATAAAAACGGCAGGCTAAAACCCAATATGTTTGCTCAGGTTGAACTGGATACTCGGCAGGATGGGGAAAGCCTGATTGTACCGAAAGATGCGGTAATCAGGACCGGGGGTAATGACCGGGTTGTTCTTGCCCTAGACGGCGGTAAGTTCAGGTCCGCTATCGTTAGAATTGGGCGTGTTGATGACCAGAATACGGAAATATTATCGGGTATCAACGCGGGGGATAAGGTTGTGGTATCTGCGCAGTTCCTGATCGATTCAGAATCCAGTAAAACGGCTGATTTCAAGAGAATGGATCATAATGATAATCAGGACGATGTCACAATGAATATGGGGTCTTCTCTTGACGATCCGGAAAACTGGACGCTCGCCAAAATCAACAGCGTGGATATTGAAAACCGTACCGTAAACTTGACACACGGCCCTATTAAAAATCTGGGAATGATGGGTATGACTATGAATTTCAGCATCGCCTTGTCAATTGACATATCTACCCTTGGCGCAGGATCGGAAATTGAAATGATCGTTGAAAAACCAAGTGACGGCATGTTTGAAGTCACGCACATTAGGCCAGCTGGTAAAGAGTAG